AAGCACGGCGTCGGCCTTGCCATCGACAACGCCCTGGCGCAGGTGCTCGAGCGTGCCCGCCCCTCCCGAGGCGATGACCGGCACGGAGGTTGCCTCGGACACGGCGCGCGTCAGCTCGAGGTCGTAGCCGTCGCCCGTGCCGTCGCGGTCCATGCTGGTCAGGAGGATCTCGCCCGCGCCCAAGGCCTCGACCTCGCGCGCCCACTGGACGGCGTCCCGTCCGGTCGGCCGGCGGCCGCCGTGAGTGTAGACGCCCCAGCTTCGCTCCTCGCCCGGCTCGCGCTTGGAGTCGATCGCCACCACGATGCACTGGCTGCCGAAGCGCTGCGCGGCGTCCCGGATCAGGTCGGGCCGCGCGAGCGCAGCCGTGTTGAGCGAGACCTTGTCGGCGCCCGCGCGCAGGAGCGTGCGGATGTCCTCGATGCTGCGGATGCCGCCGCCGACCGTGAGCGGCATGTAGATGCCCTCGGCCGTCCGGCGCACGACGTCGAGCATGATGGCCCGCTCCTCGTGGGACGCGGTGATGTCGAGGAAGACCAGCTCGTCCGCGCCCTGGGCGTCGTAGGCCAGCGCCGCCTCGACCGGGTCACCCGCGTCGCGGAGGTCGACGAAGCGGACGCCCTTGACCACGCGGCCGCCGTGGACGTCGAGGCACGGGATCATGCGCTTGCAGAGCATGAGGTTATCGGGCCTCCGCGAGCGCCGCGCGGAGGCTGACCGCGCCCGTGTACAGCGCCCGGCCCACGATCAC
The window above is part of the Candidatus Methylomirabilota bacterium genome. Proteins encoded here:
- the hisF gene encoding imidazole glycerol phosphate synthase subunit HisF, which produces MLCKRMIPCLDVHGGRVVKGVRFVDLRDAGDPVEAALAYDAQGADELVFLDITASHEERAIMLDVVRRTAEGIYMPLTVGGGIRSIEDIRTLLRAGADKVSLNTAALARPDLIRDAAQRFGSQCIVVAIDSKREPGEERSWGVYTHGGRRPTGRDAVQWAREVEALGAGEILLTSMDRDGTGDGYDLELTRAVSEATSVPVIASGGAGTLEHLRQGVVDGKADAVLVASMFHFGRHTISEAKVYLRQCGVAVRIEA